The following proteins come from a genomic window of Salvia hispanica cultivar TCC Black 2014 chromosome 4, UniMelb_Shisp_WGS_1.0, whole genome shotgun sequence:
- the LOC125222658 gene encoding ferredoxin--nitrite reductase, chloroplastic-like → MTFSNIQETKHTLLKVHSPHPTNGLISTSTSTTTTTNLSHLRRRRKAKMSSLHAKFLAPSIVPISNNKFKNMRAHATPPQTAAPLQSAAAAAVDAERLEPRVEEKDGFFVLKEKFRQGINPHEKAKIEKEPMKLFMENGIQELSKIPIEDLDKSKLTKDDVDVRLKWLGLFHRRKHHYGRFMMRLKLPNGVTTSDQTRYLASVIRKYGKDGCADVTTRQNWQIRGVVLADVPKILKGLDEVGLTSLQSGMDNVRNPVGNPLAGIDPHEIVDTRPYNNLLSQYITANSRGNPSFTNLPRKWNVCVIGSHDLYEHPHINDLAYMPATKDGRFGFNLLVGGFFSPKRCAEAIPLDAWVPGDDILPVCGAILETFRDLGTRGNRQKTRMMWLIDELGIEKFREEVAKRMPGANLERASSEDLVDSQWERRDYFGAHPQKQEGYSFVGIHIPVGRVQADDMDELARLADTYGSGELRLTVEQNIIIPNIPDSKVEALLKEPLLTEKFSPEPPILMKGLVACTGNQFCGQAIIETKARSLKVTEEVGRLVSVSKPVRMHWTGCPNTCGQVQVADIGFMGCMTRDGSGKVVEGADVFVGGRIGSDSHLGDVYKKAVPCDQLVPLVVDLLVQKFGAVLREREETED, encoded by the exons ATGACCTTTAGCAATATTCAAGAGACCAAACACACTCTTCTTAAAGTCCATTCCCCCCACCCTACAAATGGCCTCAtttccacctccacctccaccaccaccaccaccaaccTCAGCCACCTCCGCCGCCGTAGAAAAGCCAAAATGTCATCACTTCATGCCAAGTTCTTGGCGCCATCAATAGTGCCAATTAGCaacaacaaattcaagaaTATGAGGGCCCACGCCACCCCGCCGCAGACGGCGGCTCCGCTTCAGtctgcggcggcggcggcggtggatGCGGAGAGACTGGAGCCGAGGGTGGAGGAGAAAGATGGCTTCTTTGTGCTCAAGGAGAAGTTCAGGCAAGGGATAAACCCTCACGAGAAAGCCAAGATCGAGAAAGAGCCCATGAAACTCTTCATGGAAAACGGAATCCAAGAGCTCTCCAAAATCCCCATTGAAGATCTCGACAAATCCAAGCTCACCAAAGACGACGTTGATGTCAGACTCAAATGGCTCGGCCTTTTCCACCGCAGGAAACACCACT ATGGTAGGTTCATGATGAGGCTTAAGCTGCCGAATGGGGTGACAACGAGTGATCAGACGCGGTATTTGGCTAGTGTGATTAGGAAGTATGGGAAGGATGGTTGTGCTGATGTTACAACGAGGCAGAACTGGCAGATACGGGGCGTTGTGCTGGCCGATGTTCCCAAGATCTTGAAGGGGCTCGATGAAGTCGGGCTGACTAGCCTGCAGAGCGGGATGGACAACGTGAGGAATCCGGTCGGGAACCCTCTTGCTGGGATTGATCCTCATGAGATTGTTGACACTAGGCCTTACAATAACCTGCTGTCTCAATACATCACTGCTAATTCGCGCGGAAATCCCTCTTTCACCAACTT GCCGAGGAAGTGGAATGTGTGTGTGATAGGGTCACACGATCTCTACGAGCATCCGCACATTAACGATCTTGCGTACATGCCAGCGACAAAGGATGGGCGCTTCGGGTTCAATCTTCTTGTGGGAGGGTTCTTTAGCCCCAAGAGATGCGCTGAGGCCATCCCTCTTGATGCGTGGGTCCCCGGTGATGACATCCTCCCCGTTTGTGGGGCGATCCTCGAGACTTTTAGGGATCTCGGGACCAGAGGCAACAGGCAAAAAACAAGAATGATGTGGTTGATTGATGAACTT GGGATTGAGAAGTTCCGGGAGGAAGTGGCGAAGAGGATGCCGGGGGCGAATTTGGAGAGGGCATCGAGCGAAGATCTCGTTGATAGCCAATGGGAGAGACGGGACTACTTCGGGGCGCATCCTCAGAAGCAAGAAGGGTACAGCTTCGTAGGCATTCACATCCCTGTCGGGCGCGTTCAGGCGGACGACATGGACGAGCTCGCACGCTTGGCCGACACATACGGGTCGGGCGAGCTGAGGCTCACGGTCGAGCAAAACATCATAATACCAAACATCCCCGACTCGAAAGTGGAGGCCCTGCTCAAGGAGCCCCTCCTCACCGAGAAGTTCTCGCCCGAGCCACCGATCCTCATGAAGGGACTGGTGGCGTGCACGGGCAACCAGTTCTGCGGGCAGGCTATCATAGAGACGAAGGCGCGCTCGTTGAAGGTGACGGAGGAGGTGGGGAGGCTCGTCTCTGTCTCGAAGCCGGTGAGGATGCACTGGACCGGGTGCCCCAACACGTGCGGGCAGGTGCAGGTGGCCGATATCGGGTTCATGGGGTGCATGACGAGGGACGGGAGCGGGAAGGTGGTCGAGGGGGCTGACGTGTTCGTTGGCGGGCGAATCGGGAGCGACTCGCATTTGGGGGATGTGTACAAGAAAGCTGTGCCTTGTGATCAGCTGGTTCCGTTGGTTGTGGACTTGTTGGTGCAGAAATTTGGTGCTGTGttgagagagagggaagaaaCTGAGGATTGA